From Paenibacillus sp. PK3_47, the proteins below share one genomic window:
- a CDS encoding CBS domain-containing protein yields the protein MEISSFLLPKDQVSYITTSISMLEAMEQLEQHYYSAIPIIDEAGKYVGTLSEGDLLWKLKNTDGLSFENMRQVTISEIQRHVHNESVEIHAQMEDMLTLAADQNFVPVVDGSGVFLGIIRRKDIIEYYTRNITD from the coding sequence ATGGAAATATCCTCGTTTTTGCTGCCTAAGGATCAGGTATCCTATATTACTACCTCCATATCCATGCTGGAAGCGATGGAGCAGCTGGAGCAGCACTATTACTCGGCTATCCCTATTATTGATGAAGCGGGCAAATATGTTGGAACTTTATCTGAGGGGGACCTCCTCTGGAAGCTGAAGAATACCGACGGACTCAGCTTTGAGAACATGCGGCAGGTTACCATCAGTGAGATTCAGCGGCATGTGCATAACGAGAGTGTGGAAATACATGCACAAATGGAGGATATGCTGACACTTGCTGCTGACCAGAACTTCGTCCCCGTTGTAGACGGCAGCGGCGTCTTTCTCGGCATTATCCGCCGCAAGGATATTATTGAATATTACACGCGAAATATAACGGATTAA
- the map gene encoding type I methionyl aminopeptidase: MIIIKTMEEIEKMRAAGKILAACHREIAGMLKPGVTTWEIDQFAEKFILDHGATPEQKGYHGYPYATCASVNDVICHGFPKHEPLKDGDIVTIDMVVNLNGWLADSAWSYGIGTISEQASKLLDTTKEALFKGIEQAVAGNRIGDVAHAVQVYAESNGYSVVRDFIGHGIGSEMHEAPEVPHYGPAGKGPRIKEGMVFTIEPMLNTGSYRTKVDADGWTARTIDGGLSAQYEHTLAVTPNGTIILTEL; the protein is encoded by the coding sequence ATGATTATCATCAAAACGATGGAAGAGATTGAAAAAATGCGGGCAGCCGGCAAAATTCTTGCCGCATGCCACCGTGAGATTGCCGGCATGCTGAAGCCGGGCGTTACCACCTGGGAGATTGACCAGTTCGCCGAGAAATTCATTTTGGACCATGGGGCGACCCCGGAACAAAAAGGTTACCACGGTTATCCGTATGCGACCTGCGCATCAGTGAATGATGTGATCTGTCACGGCTTCCCGAAGCATGAGCCGCTTAAAGACGGGGATATCGTTACGATTGATATGGTAGTAAATCTGAACGGCTGGCTGGCAGACTCGGCCTGGTCCTACGGAATCGGAACGATCAGCGAACAGGCTTCGAAGCTGCTGGATACGACCAAAGAGGCTTTGTTCAAAGGTATTGAACAGGCGGTAGCCGGCAACCGGATCGGCGATGTAGCCCATGCTGTCCAGGTATATGCGGAGTCTAACGGCTACTCGGTCGTCCGCGATTTCATCGGGCACGGCATCGGCTCCGAAATGCATGAAGCACCGGAGGTGCCGCATTACGGCCCTGCAGGCAAAGGTCCCCGCATCAAGGAAGGCATGGTCTTTACCATTGAGCCTATGCTGAACACCGGAAGCTACCGGACCAAGGTGGATGCTGACGGGTGGACAGCCCGGACGATTGACGGCGGACTTTCGGCACAGTATGAGCACACCCTTGCGGTTACCCCTAACGGTACAATTATTTTGACGGAGCTGTAA
- a CDS encoding glycosyltransferase, which produces MIKKNKLRTRATGTTIRLHPKSRKLIANTVIRAINRMNTEQLEVRTIPQIKTQIEHKKMRILMVSSLNGETLWPIEQHIAEQLRLLAKELVSIKAFSGFSTTLAQLNPDLLLVVGSEEPFSEADLAVIRSSPVKKAIWLSDSVITNDSVGHLAALFDYVFTQNAQHLPFYLHSGCRQVMYLPFAADRSLFSPHYVEEECRSDILLIGDVLPGQIYILQIRPLLEGKKVYAAGNGWEIFPNILPIPPQTGIQDIYNGAEIIIHWGQPTDTVFNIAACGGFQLVEAHPNYYEYMNPGEDIAVFHSVTELSEKLQYYLTHPEAKRAAASRALWKSTYDYSFLQMAAKLLHTVFSG; this is translated from the coding sequence ATGATAAAGAAGAACAAGCTGCGGACCCGGGCCACCGGCACTACAATTCGTCTGCATCCCAAATCAAGAAAGCTGATAGCCAATACTGTAATCCGCGCAATCAACAGGATGAATACCGAGCAGCTTGAAGTCCGCACCATCCCGCAGATCAAAACACAAATTGAACATAAAAAAATGCGGATACTTATGGTATCCTCACTGAACGGCGAAACGCTGTGGCCGATTGAACAGCATATTGCCGAACAGCTGCGGCTGCTTGCCAAGGAGCTTGTGTCAATCAAAGCTTTTTCGGGTTTTTCCACAACACTTGCCCAGCTGAATCCTGATCTGCTGCTGGTGGTTGGCAGCGAGGAGCCTTTCTCAGAGGCTGACCTGGCTGTCATCCGCAGCTCTCCGGTCAAAAAAGCAATCTGGCTGTCCGACAGCGTTATTACAAATGATTCCGTTGGACATCTCGCGGCATTGTTTGATTATGTGTTTACACAGAATGCCCAACATCTCCCCTTTTATCTGCATTCCGGCTGCCGTCAGGTGATGTATCTTCCCTTTGCTGCTGACCGCAGCCTGTTTTCCCCTCATTATGTAGAAGAAGAATGCCGCTCAGACATTCTGCTCATTGGTGATGTGCTGCCTGGTCAAATATATATCTTGCAGATCAGACCGTTACTTGAAGGAAAAAAAGTATATGCAGCCGGAAATGGCTGGGAGATCTTCCCCAATATTCTTCCTATTCCGCCTCAAACCGGAATCCAGGATATTTATAATGGTGCTGAAATCATAATTCACTGGGGGCAGCCGACGGACACGGTGTTCAATATTGCTGCCTGCGGAGGATTTCAGCTCGTAGAGGCTCACCCCAACTATTATGAATATATGAACCCCGGTGAAGATATCGCTGTCTTTCATTCGGTTACAGAGCTGAGTGAAAAGCTGCAGTATTATCTCACGCATCCGGAAGCTAAAAGAGCCGCAGCCAGCCGTGCACTCTGGAAAAGCACTTATGACTATTCTTTTCTGCAAATGGCAGCCAAGCTTCTGCATACCGTGTTTAGCGGATGA
- a CDS encoding glycoside hydrolase family 99-like domain-containing protein, whose amino-acid sequence MKLIAFLLPQFHRIPENDQWWGEGFTEWTNTRKAVPLYNRHQQPKEPLEQYYYDLSEASARNWQAEVAKTYGIYGFCYYHYWFNGKQLLERPLQEMLKSGKPDFPFCLSWANESWTRKWDGGDNELLIKQEYGDEQDWELHFYELLKAFKDERYIRIHNKPVFIIYRPGNIPRCEEMLRLWNRLARKNGLDGLYLVRTLGGFPIPSQHGFDASVEFEPHYTFAHSKSERLWSYMNLNGQEHLVFDYDEAWLSILSRSHHRNGEQIIPGAYVNWDNTPRLSYRGQSCIGASPRKFGWYLSRQIERARTLYKSDFLFINAWNEWAEGAYLEPDERHKFGYLEEVLKALKQT is encoded by the coding sequence TTGAAGCTCATTGCTTTTTTACTGCCGCAATTTCACCGCATCCCCGAAAATGACCAGTGGTGGGGAGAAGGATTTACGGAATGGACGAACACCCGTAAAGCCGTTCCTCTCTACAACCGTCACCAGCAGCCAAAAGAGCCGCTCGAGCAGTATTACTATGATCTCAGCGAAGCATCGGCGAGAAACTGGCAGGCAGAGGTTGCCAAGACTTATGGAATATACGGTTTTTGCTATTATCATTACTGGTTCAACGGAAAGCAGCTGCTGGAGCGGCCCCTGCAAGAAATGCTGAAATCCGGAAAACCCGATTTTCCTTTCTGCCTGTCATGGGCCAATGAATCCTGGACCCGTAAATGGGACGGAGGAGACAACGAGCTGCTCATTAAGCAGGAGTACGGGGACGAGCAGGATTGGGAGTTACACTTCTACGAGCTGCTGAAGGCCTTTAAGGACGAGCGGTATATCCGCATTCACAATAAGCCGGTCTTTATCATTTACCGGCCGGGTAACATTCCCCGCTGTGAAGAAATGCTCCGGCTGTGGAACCGGCTGGCCCGGAAGAACGGGCTCGACGGACTCTATCTGGTCAGAACATTAGGCGGATTCCCCATTCCGAGCCAGCACGGTTTTGATGCAAGCGTTGAATTTGAGCCGCATTACACCTTTGCTCACAGTAAGTCAGAACGGCTGTGGAGCTATATGAACCTCAACGGACAAGAGCATCTCGTCTTTGATTATGATGAGGCATGGCTGTCCATCCTCAGCAGGTCCCATCACCGGAACGGCGAACAGATTATCCCGGGTGCCTATGTCAACTGGGATAATACCCCGCGCCTCTCCTACCGGGGCCAAAGCTGCATCGGCGCCTCTCCGCGCAAGTTCGGCTGGTATTTAAGCAGACAGATCGAACGGGCCAGAACCTTGTACAAAAGCGACTTCCTGTTCATCAATGCCTGGAATGAATGGGCTGAAGGCGCTTATCTGGAGCCTGATGAGAGGCACAAGTTCGGCTATCTGGAGGAGGTCCTCAAAGCCTTAAAACAAACTTGA
- the cysI gene encoding assimilatory sulfite reductase (NADPH) hemoprotein subunit, with the protein MANNESAVKPIGGPPSDVEHIKLESNYLRGALTDTLRNPITGGLPEDDNRLLKFHGSYMQDDRDLRSERERSKLEPAYQFMLRVVAPGGVATAAQWLVMDELAHKYGNGTLRLTTRQAFQMHGVLKWNLKKTIKTINDTLMTTLAACGDVNRNVMSGPNPYQSEVHAEVHEWARKLSDHLAPRTNAYHEIWLDGEKVVDSSEGAVVEPIYGPVYLPRKFKIGLAVPPSNDVDVFSQDLGFIAILENGRLAGFNVTVGGGMGMTHGDTNTYPQLGRVIGFCTPDQVIDVAEKTVTIQRDYGNRSVRKNARFKYTIDRHGLEWFVSELHHRLGWELEAARSYHFDHNGDRYGWVKGFDGKWNLTLYIQSGRIQDQEGYPLMTGLREIAKIHTGDFRLTPNQNLIIAGVSSAKKRKVTELARQYGLTEGAHLSALRRSAMSCVALPTCGLAMAEAERYLPALLDKLEVIIDEAGLRDDEIVIRMTGCPNGCARPALGEISFIGKSPGKYNMYLGAGFAGDRLNKLYKENIGEKEILETLGPILHRYARERSTGEHFGDFVIRSGYVRAVTSGLNFHD; encoded by the coding sequence ATGGCGAATAATGAATCAGCGGTGAAGCCGATCGGCGGACCGCCAAGCGATGTGGAACATATCAAGCTGGAGAGCAATTACCTGCGGGGCGCGCTTACAGATACCCTGCGCAATCCGATTACGGGCGGTCTGCCTGAGGACGATAACCGGCTGCTGAAATTCCATGGCAGCTATATGCAGGATGACAGAGATCTGCGCAGCGAACGTGAACGCTCCAAGCTGGAGCCTGCTTATCAATTCATGCTCCGCGTAGTTGCACCTGGAGGCGTAGCTACAGCGGCTCAATGGCTGGTAATGGATGAACTGGCCCATAAATACGGCAACGGCACGCTGCGTCTGACGACAAGACAGGCGTTCCAGATGCACGGCGTGCTGAAATGGAACCTTAAGAAGACGATCAAGACCATTAACGATACACTGATGACTACACTGGCGGCCTGCGGAGACGTCAACCGCAACGTGATGAGCGGACCTAACCCGTACCAGTCGGAGGTTCATGCCGAGGTCCATGAATGGGCCCGCAAGCTCAGCGACCACTTGGCCCCGCGTACGAATGCCTATCATGAAATATGGCTCGACGGGGAGAAGGTTGTGGACAGCTCGGAAGGGGCAGTAGTAGAGCCGATCTACGGTCCTGTCTACCTGCCGCGTAAATTCAAGATCGGCCTGGCGGTACCGCCATCCAATGATGTTGATGTATTCTCCCAGGATCTTGGCTTCATTGCTATTCTGGAGAACGGCAGGCTGGCCGGCTTTAATGTAACTGTGGGCGGCGGCATGGGGATGACGCACGGGGATACCAACACTTATCCGCAGCTTGGCCGCGTAATCGGCTTCTGCACACCGGATCAGGTGATTGATGTTGCCGAGAAGACCGTTACCATCCAGCGCGATTACGGCAACCGGTCCGTACGTAAGAACGCCCGCTTCAAATATACGATCGACCGTCACGGTCTCGAATGGTTCGTCAGCGAGCTGCACCACAGACTGGGCTGGGAGCTTGAAGCTGCAAGATCCTATCATTTTGACCACAATGGTGACCGGTACGGGTGGGTGAAGGGTTTTGACGGCAAATGGAATCTGACGCTTTATATTCAGAGCGGCCGGATTCAGGATCAGGAGGGATATCCGCTGATGACAGGGCTGCGGGAGATTGCCAAGATTCATACTGGCGATTTCCGTCTGACTCCCAATCAGAACCTGATCATTGCCGGGGTGAGCAGTGCCAAGAAACGCAAGGTAACCGAGCTTGCCAGACAGTACGGGTTAACTGAAGGCGCCCATCTCAGTGCCCTGCGCCGGAGCGCAATGTCCTGTGTGGCGCTGCCTACCTGCGGTCTGGCCATGGCTGAGGCGGAACGCTATCTGCCTGCTCTGCTGGATAAGCTGGAGGTCATCATTGATGAAGCCGGCCTCCGCGATGATGAGATCGTCATCCGCATGACCGGCTGCCCTAACGGCTGTGCCAGACCGGCGCTGGGGGAAATCTCCTTTATCGGGAAATCTCCGGGCAAATACAATATGTATCTGGGAGCAGGATTTGCCGGCGACAGGCTGAACAAGCTTTACAAGGAAAATATCGGCGAGAAGGAAATTCTGGAGACGCTGGGACCGATCCTGCACCGCTACGCCAGAGAGCGCAGCACCGGGGAGCATTTCGGAGACTTCGTCATCCGCAGCGGTTATGTCAGAGCTGTTACTTCAGGTCTTAACTTTCATGATTAA
- a CDS encoding assimilatory sulfite reductase (NADPH) flavoprotein subunit has translation MQLQVTNSPFNESQVELLNRLLPTLTGNQVNWLGGYLSALALQGNESTATAPQPAAPASQLQPEAVSPPVSREVTVLFGSQTGNCQRLAASLARKLEEQGFQVTVSAMNNFKPNALKKVENLLLLVSTHGEGEPPDNARAFYEFLYSKRAPQLESLQFSVLGLGDTSYEFFCQTGKDFDKRLEELGGQRLSPRVDCDLDYDEPVAEWFQQVISSLNGRLNAPAVAAAAVQAAEQADSPQSEYSRNHPFMAEVLENLNLNGRGSDRETRHLELSLAGSNLTFEPGDSLGVYPENHPQLVADIIAAMGWNPEETVPLNKKGEEGTLQEALLRHYEITVLTKPLIEQAAKLSSSAVLQGLLLPERQQELKDYIQGRDLLDLIRDFAPWEVPAGSFVSILRKLPARLYSISSSCRANPEEVHFTVRAVRYQSHGRERYGVCSVHCAERVQPGDTLPIYIQNNPNFKLPVNPDVPVIMIGPGTGVAPFRSFLEEREEQGAEGKTWLFYGDRHFVTDFLYQTDWQRMLKDGVLTKLDVAFSRDTEEKVYVQHRILEKSRELYAWLQEGAHVYVCGDEKHMAHDVHSALITVIQEEGGMSPEAAAAYLDQLQQEQRYQRDVY, from the coding sequence GTGCAACTACAAGTTACAAACAGTCCTTTTAACGAGAGTCAGGTGGAGCTTCTGAACCGGCTTCTGCCTACACTCACCGGGAATCAAGTGAACTGGCTCGGCGGATATCTGTCCGCACTTGCACTGCAGGGCAACGAAAGTACGGCAACGGCACCGCAGCCGGCTGCTCCGGCGTCCCAGCTCCAGCCGGAAGCTGTATCGCCGCCGGTATCCCGTGAAGTGACGGTGCTGTTCGGCTCCCAGACCGGCAACTGCCAGCGTCTGGCTGCCAGCCTGGCGCGCAAGCTGGAGGAGCAGGGCTTCCAGGTCACAGTGTCGGCGATGAACAACTTCAAGCCTAACGCTCTGAAGAAGGTGGAAAACCTGCTGCTGCTCGTCAGCACACACGGAGAAGGCGAACCGCCGGATAATGCACGCGCCTTCTATGAATTCCTGTACAGCAAACGGGCACCGCAGCTTGAATCGCTGCAATTCTCCGTACTGGGTCTTGGAGACACCTCCTATGAATTCTTCTGCCAGACGGGCAAGGATTTTGACAAGCGGCTGGAAGAGCTGGGCGGCCAGCGGCTGAGTCCGCGTGTGGATTGTGATCTTGATTATGATGAGCCGGTAGCTGAGTGGTTCCAGCAGGTAATCAGCAGTCTTAACGGCCGCCTGAATGCTCCGGCGGTTGCCGCTGCAGCCGTACAGGCGGCAGAACAAGCGGATTCACCGCAATCGGAATACTCGCGGAATCATCCGTTCATGGCTGAAGTATTAGAGAATCTGAACTTGAACGGACGCGGCTCTGACCGTGAGACCCGCCACTTGGAGCTGTCGCTTGCCGGTTCCAATCTGACCTTTGAGCCGGGGGACTCTCTGGGTGTATATCCCGAGAACCATCCGCAGCTTGTAGCAGATATCATAGCCGCTATGGGCTGGAATCCGGAAGAAACCGTTCCGCTGAACAAAAAGGGCGAAGAGGGAACGCTGCAGGAAGCACTGCTGCGCCATTATGAGATTACCGTACTGACCAAGCCGCTGATTGAGCAGGCGGCGAAGCTGTCTTCCTCTGCCGTACTGCAGGGACTGCTGCTGCCGGAACGCCAGCAGGAGCTGAAGGATTACATTCAGGGCCGGGACTTGCTGGATCTGATACGGGATTTCGCGCCATGGGAAGTGCCGGCCGGCAGCTTTGTAAGTATTCTCCGCAAGCTGCCTGCAAGACTGTATTCGATTTCGAGCAGCTGCAGGGCCAATCCCGAAGAAGTTCATTTTACCGTCCGGGCGGTGCGTTACCAGTCCCATGGACGTGAACGGTATGGAGTATGCTCGGTTCACTGCGCTGAACGTGTACAGCCTGGAGATACCCTGCCGATATATATTCAGAACAACCCGAACTTCAAGCTTCCGGTGAACCCGGATGTGCCGGTCATTATGATTGGACCGGGGACTGGCGTTGCGCCATTCAGGTCCTTCCTGGAAGAGCGGGAAGAGCAGGGGGCTGAAGGCAAGACATGGCTGTTCTACGGTGACCGTCATTTCGTGACCGACTTCCTTTACCAGACGGACTGGCAGAGAATGCTTAAGGACGGGGTGCTGACCAAGCTGGATGTTGCCTTCTCCCGGGATACGGAAGAGAAGGTATATGTGCAGCACCGGATTCTGGAGAAGAGCCGTGAACTGTATGCCTGGCTGCAGGAAGGCGCTCATGTCTATGTATGCGGGGACGAGAAGCATATGGCTCATGATGTCCACTCCGCCCTGATCACCGTGATTCAGGAGGAAGGCGGCATGAGTCCGGAAGCGGCGGCAGCCTATCTGGATCAGCTGCAGCAGGAACAGCGCTATCAGCGCGATGTATATTAA
- a CDS encoding MDR family MFS transporter — MEEKQGGKIHFWPIMIAIFFGNFVSVLATTTINIAVPLLMHHFDTELHTMQWMVTGFMLATGVTAPLAGYLGGRFSYKRLYLFALSGFTLFSLLCAVSWSPAMLIVFRMLQGSCSGLIMACTMTIIFQVMPAERRPFAVSLWSLSAMVAPAIGPTFSGWMLQYAGWQWLFLINIPIGITAIILTQWLIPYYRINVPKSFDVPGLVTVVLGSLSLLTAFSQGNSWGWGSWKTVTLMAAGIILLFLFVLRELKAEVPLLNLRVFRNRQFTVMMSIYSIVTVAMYAGTYLAPLFLQTVQGTSTLKTGLILLPSSVLLALLSPVVGKLYPRFGPVKLITAGIVFIGIGLFMLSKLHVDVSHNFILWAMVVRNLGLGLANVPSSTASMEQIPAEWSGHATSINNWVRNVLSSLAIAVFTSLLSSRSAVHSGELIASGSAESPGTISQLSFTMGVNDVFVVAAVIVLLGLPLMLLLRRKAGNGTRGMGKEGTSMAGSAAKS, encoded by the coding sequence ATGGAAGAGAAGCAGGGCGGCAAAATTCACTTTTGGCCGATTATGATTGCTATATTCTTCGGGAATTTTGTATCTGTCCTGGCTACAACCACGATCAACATTGCTGTTCCTCTGCTCATGCATCATTTTGATACAGAGCTGCATACGATGCAGTGGATGGTAACGGGTTTTATGCTGGCGACAGGTGTAACTGCACCGCTGGCCGGATATCTTGGGGGAAGGTTCAGCTATAAAAGACTCTATTTATTCGCCTTAAGCGGCTTTACGCTGTTCTCGCTGCTGTGTGCCGTGTCCTGGAGTCCGGCCATGCTGATTGTATTCCGCATGCTGCAGGGCTCCTGCAGCGGGCTGATTATGGCTTGTACCATGACGATTATTTTCCAGGTCATGCCGGCTGAGCGCCGGCCGTTTGCTGTCAGCCTCTGGTCGCTGTCCGCTATGGTCGCTCCGGCGATCGGACCTACCTTCAGCGGCTGGATGCTGCAATATGCCGGCTGGCAGTGGCTGTTCCTGATCAATATACCCATCGGCATAACAGCCATTATTCTTACCCAATGGCTGATTCCTTACTACCGGATCAATGTGCCGAAATCTTTTGATGTTCCCGGACTGGTTACGGTTGTCCTCGGCAGCCTGTCACTGCTCACGGCGTTCAGCCAGGGGAACAGCTGGGGATGGGGCTCCTGGAAAACTGTTACGCTGATGGCGGCAGGGATAATACTGTTATTCCTGTTCGTACTGCGGGAGCTGAAGGCGGAGGTTCCGCTGCTCAATCTGCGGGTATTCCGCAACAGGCAGTTTACGGTCATGATGAGTATCTACAGCATTGTAACTGTGGCCATGTATGCCGGCACTTATCTGGCACCGCTGTTCCTGCAGACCGTGCAAGGCACGTCTACACTTAAGACAGGCCTGATCCTGCTGCCCTCATCAGTGCTGCTGGCGCTGCTGAGTCCGGTTGTAGGCAAGCTTTATCCGAGGTTCGGACCGGTGAAGCTCATTACTGCGGGTATTGTCTTCATCGGAATCGGTTTATTCATGCTCAGCAAACTTCATGTGGATGTTTCGCATAACTTTATCCTGTGGGCAATGGTGGTACGGAACCTGGGGCTAGGCCTGGCCAATGTTCCCAGCAGCACGGCGTCGATGGAGCAGATCCCGGCCGAATGGTCGGGACATGCGACCTCCATCAACAATTGGGTGCGCAACGTATTAAGCTCCTTGGCGATTGCTGTGTTTACTTCCCTGCTGTCCAGCCGGTCTGCAGTCCACTCCGGCGAACTGATTGCCTCCGGCTCAGCGGAAAGCCCCGGCACCATCAGCCAGTTATCATTTACTATGGGGGTTAACGATGTTTTTGTTGTAGCGGCTGTAATTGTGCTGCTCGGACTCCCGCTGATGCTGCTCCTGCGCCGGAAAGCAGGAAATGGGACGCGCGGGATGGGAAAAGAAGGCACTTCTATGGCAGGTTCGGCTGCAAAAAGCTGA
- a CDS encoding PadR family transcriptional regulator produces MEGIRVVNTLSYGLLTLLSASSLSGYELTQNIKPLWRAGHSQIYPLLVTMEQLGYITHERVEQADKPDKKIYTITGQGLDQLRQWVEIPAEPPAVRDELHFKLYSLWLSKPAEAKALLLKRKEFCQSELERYHLLLANNEALCAERGEARELEATTFGRYLLLSKRIMETETSIRFCTWALEQLESGAERPF; encoded by the coding sequence TTGGAGGGCATCAGAGTAGTGAATACACTGTCTTATGGGCTTCTTACCCTGCTGAGCGCAAGCTCCCTGTCAGGTTATGAATTAACGCAGAATATCAAACCGCTGTGGCGTGCCGGGCATAGTCAAATCTATCCGCTGCTGGTAACTATGGAGCAGTTGGGTTATATCACTCACGAACGGGTAGAGCAGGCCGATAAACCGGATAAAAAAATCTATACGATTACCGGACAGGGACTGGATCAGCTGCGGCAGTGGGTGGAGATTCCGGCGGAACCGCCGGCAGTGCGGGATGAGCTGCATTTCAAGCTGTACAGCCTGTGGCTGTCCAAGCCCGCCGAAGCCAAAGCCCTGCTGCTTAAGCGGAAAGAATTCTGCCAGAGCGAGCTGGAAAGATATCACCTGCTGCTGGCAAACAATGAGGCTTTATGCGCCGAACGCGGCGAAGCCCGCGAGCTGGAAGCTACAACCTTCGGGCGCTATCTGCTGCTCAGCAAACGGATTATGGAAACAGAGACCTCGATCCGGTTCTGCACGTGGGCTCTGGAACAGCTGGAGTCAGGAGCCGAACGCCCGTTTTAA
- the lspA gene encoding signal peptidase II, translated as MLFYLISVLVVIADQTSKILVRAHMQLGETIHIWSPYLHFTYYENSGAAFSSFQGYGKYFAVVAAVFVAAVFYYRRKGELNGFLLEAASGFLVGGAVGNAIDRVIFHQVTDFLVFGGDGGILNLADLAINAGVLLIILHLITDKLKSMAAKRKENTV; from the coding sequence ATGCTGTTTTATCTCATTTCGGTATTGGTGGTCATTGCAGACCAGACATCCAAAATACTGGTTCGGGCCCATATGCAGCTGGGCGAGACCATACATATCTGGAGTCCCTATCTGCATTTTACGTATTACGAGAACAGCGGAGCGGCTTTCAGTTCTTTTCAGGGCTATGGCAAATACTTTGCGGTTGTTGCGGCAGTGTTTGTGGCTGCGGTTTTTTATTACAGACGCAAGGGTGAGCTGAACGGTTTTCTGCTGGAAGCAGCCAGCGGGTTCCTGGTTGGCGGAGCAGTAGGGAATGCGATCGACCGCGTTATTTTTCACCAGGTGACGGATTTTCTTGTGTTCGGCGGGGACGGAGGAATTCTCAATCTGGCGGATTTGGCCATCAATGCCGGAGTCCTGCTGATTATACTCCATCTGATTACAGACAAGCTGAAGAGCATGGCGGCTAAAAGAAAAGAAAATACAGTGTAA
- a CDS encoding cellulase-like family protein, with protein MNPLMNKLPRKLTVTMWDFSWYTMTLPGEPYHDLGARFAEAVERGYNTIRICAMPFMLFTDQGKRQGPLKFGNLGEVGQRTRWYNCVGGAELDGHAHLLELFRQAKEHGCYIMLSSWEYQQSPSFLAHPELRDLLAAIPPEQRFMAIARSLDQLIKFVKAEGYAGQIVYAELHNEVEFGQLTAVGTAKGLADTDTPALVEEMQPYIEEAVAFLRGEHPDVLMTASYTLNEAYPKAYVARNLQVAHFHLYIKGVLNELMDLAGLNNEDIPFPNPFVQSLLREDAPPFSAWTLPAGQEWRMEGNPVGMKLIYLHDWADPDKWDLFLYDRYSDHKLAMLQKADLRFDEIQDWVRHYDIPVVIGEGYVGYTPLHANFEEGPVGKFIAEYALRKGMQLGFWGMTLCSNCAPHHPFWNDIAWQKKWNAFILNS; from the coding sequence ATGAATCCATTAATGAACAAATTACCGCGTAAACTGACGGTTACGATGTGGGATTTCTCATGGTACACCATGACGCTGCCGGGGGAGCCGTATCATGATCTGGGAGCACGTTTTGCAGAGGCGGTTGAACGGGGCTATAACACGATACGGATTTGTGCGATGCCTTTTATGCTGTTTACGGATCAGGGAAAACGTCAGGGTCCGCTGAAGTTCGGGAATCTGGGCGAAGTCGGCCAGCGTACGCGCTGGTATAACTGCGTAGGAGGCGCAGAGCTTGACGGGCATGCCCATCTGCTGGAGCTGTTCCGGCAAGCCAAGGAGCACGGCTGCTACATTATGCTGTCCTCCTGGGAATACCAGCAGAGTCCAAGCTTTCTGGCCCATCCCGAGCTGCGGGATTTGCTCGCGGCTATTCCGCCGGAACAGCGGTTCATGGCCATTGCACGTTCGCTCGACCAGCTGATCAAATTTGTAAAAGCAGAAGGATATGCCGGCCAAATCGTCTATGCCGAGCTGCATAACGAGGTTGAATTCGGCCAGCTTACTGCTGTCGGAACAGCCAAAGGGCTGGCTGATACCGATACGCCGGCGTTGGTCGAGGAGATGCAGCCATATATTGAAGAGGCAGTGGCTTTTCTGCGCGGGGAGCATCCGGATGTGCTGATGACGGCAAGCTATACGCTTAATGAAGCCTATCCAAAAGCTTATGTGGCCCGTAACCTGCAGGTAGCCCATTTCCATCTTTATATTAAAGGGGTGCTGAACGAGCTGATGGATTTGGCCGGGCTTAATAATGAGGATATCCCGTTCCCGAATCCTTTTGTCCAGTCGCTGCTGCGTGAGGATGCGCCGCCATTTTCAGCATGGACGCTGCCGGCAGGACAGGAGTGGCGGATGGAAGGCAACCCTGTCGGCATGAAGCTGATTTATTTACATGACTGGGCTGATCCGGACAAGTGGGACTTATTCCTGTACGACCGGTACAGTGATCATAAGCTGGCGATGCTTCAAAAGGCAGACTTGCGTTTTGACGAAATTCAGGACTGGGTGCGGCACTACGATATTCCGGTTGTGATCGGCGAAGGCTATGTCGGCTATACCCCGCTCCACGCGAACTTCGAGGAAGGGCCTGTAGGCAAGTTCATCGCTGAATATGCGCTGCGCAAAGGAATGCAGCTGGGCTTCTGGGGAATGACGCTGTGCTCCAACTGTGCGCCGCATCATCCGTTCTGGAACGATATTGCCTGGCAGAAAAAGTGGAATGCGTTTATTTTAAACTCTTAA